Proteins from a single region of Prinia subflava isolate CZ2003 ecotype Zambia chromosome 10, Cam_Psub_1.2, whole genome shotgun sequence:
- the RGS8 gene encoding regulator of G-protein signaling 8 isoform X1, with protein MLPGSLWHPPPVRCGAPSARGEKRGYCCQSLSERAVGTDPPAGRTGQRQSRGMRTRLGCLSHKSDSYNDFTAILPDKPNRALKRLSTEEATRWADSFDVLLSHKYGLAAFRAFLKTEFSEENLEFWLACEDFKKTRSAAKLASKAQRIFEEFIDVQAPREVNIDFQTRELTRRNVQEPSLSCFDQAQGKVHSLMEKDSYPRFLRSKIYTDLLSQTQRRLS; from the exons ATGCTCCCCGGCAGCCTTTGGCATCCTCCGCCCGTGCGCTGCGGCGCCCCGTCCGCCCGCGGGGAGAAGCGGGGCTACTGCTG ccagaGCCTCTCTGAGCGCGCTGTCGGCACAGACCCACCGGCAGGGAGGACAGGTCAAAGGCA gagcagagggatgagGACTCGCCTGGGCTGCCTGTCTCACAAATCAGACTCATATAATGATTTCACAGCTATTCTTCCGGACAAGCCCAACCGGGCTTTGAA GAGACTGTCAACAGAAGAAGCGACAAGATGGGCAGACTCTTTTGATGTCCTTTTGTCCCATAAAT ATGGGCTGGCAGCGTTCCGGGCGTTCCTGAAGACGGAGTTCAGCGAGGAGAACCTGGAGTTCTGGCTGGCCTGCGAGGACTTCAAGAAGACGCGCTCGGCCGCCAAGCTGGCCTCCAAGGCCCAGCGCATCTTCGAGGAGTTCATCGACGTGCAGGCCCCTCGGGAG gtGAACATAGACTTCCAGACACGGGAGCTGACCAGAAGAAATGTGCAGGAGCCCTCCCTCTCTTGCTTTGACCAAGCTCAGGGGAAGGTGCACAGCCTGATGGAGAAGGACTCGTACCCCAGGTTCCTGAGATCCAAAATTTACACAGACCTGCTGTCTCAGACCCAGAGGAGGCTCAGCTAG
- the RGS8 gene encoding regulator of G-protein signaling 8 isoform X2 → MAALLIPRRSRGMRTRLGCLSHKSDSYNDFTAILPDKPNRALKRLSTEEATRWADSFDVLLSHKYGLAAFRAFLKTEFSEENLEFWLACEDFKKTRSAAKLASKAQRIFEEFIDVQAPREVNIDFQTRELTRRNVQEPSLSCFDQAQGKVHSLMEKDSYPRFLRSKIYTDLLSQTQRRLS, encoded by the exons ATGGCTGCCTTACTGATCCCACGGAG gagcagagggatgagGACTCGCCTGGGCTGCCTGTCTCACAAATCAGACTCATATAATGATTTCACAGCTATTCTTCCGGACAAGCCCAACCGGGCTTTGAA GAGACTGTCAACAGAAGAAGCGACAAGATGGGCAGACTCTTTTGATGTCCTTTTGTCCCATAAAT ATGGGCTGGCAGCGTTCCGGGCGTTCCTGAAGACGGAGTTCAGCGAGGAGAACCTGGAGTTCTGGCTGGCCTGCGAGGACTTCAAGAAGACGCGCTCGGCCGCCAAGCTGGCCTCCAAGGCCCAGCGCATCTTCGAGGAGTTCATCGACGTGCAGGCCCCTCGGGAG gtGAACATAGACTTCCAGACACGGGAGCTGACCAGAAGAAATGTGCAGGAGCCCTCCCTCTCTTGCTTTGACCAAGCTCAGGGGAAGGTGCACAGCCTGATGGAGAAGGACTCGTACCCCAGGTTCCTGAGATCCAAAATTTACACAGACCTGCTGTCTCAGACCCAGAGGAGGCTCAGCTAG